One Salvia miltiorrhiza cultivar Shanhuang (shh) unplaced genomic scaffold, IMPLAD_Smil_shh fragScaff_scaffold_132_2, whole genome shotgun sequence DNA window includes the following coding sequences:
- the LOC131002439 gene encoding uncharacterized protein LOC131002439 isoform X1 — MLGDKSLILPRYELLSIIRKHSKSIGQTILDEEESQDDLEMDPSFWHNVIDSYFVRSRESRGREDDDLIFFVRKMNLESQRSNGDAESNSPYFVRRWAPELDELVGGNSLIIDWRRSFYLNLIAHTSFSVTVAICSHQVIRQYQQGETLSPIYKVVKTVYASPSRINFHLDSRKEVETTPAYPDICFAVDDFDSTFDSVVLTDPDHCYCVLLNAHDGAAFPHERKTEQANSDVSSSENVTSHGKTKNSKITLFSGFVSYQMVREAYDAGRSGFGSLLSLGHSSGRTDRIFMKGPGGRGEVEVAVSGILDQSKVDLGPQSPIQISKKGLGLGTIVRKAASVASTAAKQAYAAASSSPNLDGEMLPLKCCLMSISLPWENIVHDLLFKGSPAVNL; from the exons ATGCTCGGTGATAAATCGCTAATCCTTCCTAG GTACGAGCTGTTGAGTATCATTAGGAAACATTCAAAGTCGATTGGACAAACTATATTAGATGAGGAGGAGTCACAAGATGATTTGGAAATGGACCCTAGCTTCTGGCATAACGTCATTGACTCGTATTTTGTTCGCAGTAGGGAGTCCAGGGGGCGTGAGGATGATGATCTTATATTCTTTGTTAGAAAAATG AATTTGGAGTCGCAAAGATCCAATGGCGATGCAGAAAGCAACTCTCCTTACTTTGTACGCAGGTGGGCACCTGAG TTGGATGAATTAGTTGGTGGGAATTCATTAATTATAGATTGGAGGCGTTCTTTTTATCTGAATTTGATTGCTCATACCTCCTTCAGTGTGACTGTAGCAATTTGCAG TCATCAGGTCATTCGGCAATATCAACAGGgcgaaactttgtctcctatctatAAG GTTGTGAAGACTGTATATGCATCTCCGAGTCGTATTAATTTTCATTTGGATTCGAGAAAG GAAGTAGAAACAACACCTGCGTATCCAGATATCTGTTTTGCAGTAGATGATTTTGATTCCACTTTTGATTCAGTG GTCTTGACTGATCCGGACCACTGTTATTGTGTGTTGCTAAATGCTCATGATGGGGCAGCATTTCCACATGAAAGAAAAACAGAGCAAGCTAATTCAGATGTTTCTTCTTCGGAGAATGTTACAAGCCATGGCAAGACAAAGAACTCCAAG ATCACCCTTTTCTCAGGCTTTGTCAGCTACCAAATGGTTCGAGAGGCATATGATG CTGGCAGGTCCGGGTTTGGAAGTCTTCTGTCTCTTGGTCATTCCTCTGGCAGAACTGACAGAATATTCATGAAAGGTCCAGGAGGGCGTGGTGAAGTTGAAGTAGCGGTCTCTGGTATCCTAG ATCAAAGCAAGGTGGATTTAGGTCCTCAATCACCGATTCAGATATCTAAAAAGGGTCTTGGTTTAGGAACTATTGTCCGCAAAGCAGCATCTGTAGCATCAACGGCCGCAAAGCAGGCTTATGCTGCAGCCTCATCCTCTCCAAACTTGGACGGCGAGATGTTGCCCCTCAAGTGCTGTTTGATGTCCATCTCATTGCCGTGGGAGAATATTGTTCATGATCTTCTATTCAAG GGAAGTCCGGCTGTCAACTTGTAA
- the LOC131002439 gene encoding uncharacterized protein LOC131002439 isoform X2: MLGDKSLILPRYELLSIIRKHSKSIGQTILDEEESQDDLEMDPSFWHNVIDSYFVRSRESRGREDDDLIFFVRKMNLESQRSNGDAESNSPYFVRRWAPELDELVGGNSLIIDWRRSFYLNLIAHTSFSVTVAICSHQVIRQYQQGETLSPIYKVVKTVYASPSRINFHLDSRKEVETTPAYPDICFAVDDFDSTFDSVVLTDPDHCYCVLLNAHDGAAFPHERKTEQANSDVSSSENVTSHGKTKNSKITLFSGFVSYQMVREAYDAGRSGFGSLLSLGHSSGRTDRIFMKGPGGRGEVEVAVSGILGTIVRKAASVASTAAKQAYAAASSSPNLDGEMLPLKCCLMSISLPWENIVHDLLFKGSPAVNL; encoded by the exons ATGCTCGGTGATAAATCGCTAATCCTTCCTAG GTACGAGCTGTTGAGTATCATTAGGAAACATTCAAAGTCGATTGGACAAACTATATTAGATGAGGAGGAGTCACAAGATGATTTGGAAATGGACCCTAGCTTCTGGCATAACGTCATTGACTCGTATTTTGTTCGCAGTAGGGAGTCCAGGGGGCGTGAGGATGATGATCTTATATTCTTTGTTAGAAAAATG AATTTGGAGTCGCAAAGATCCAATGGCGATGCAGAAAGCAACTCTCCTTACTTTGTACGCAGGTGGGCACCTGAG TTGGATGAATTAGTTGGTGGGAATTCATTAATTATAGATTGGAGGCGTTCTTTTTATCTGAATTTGATTGCTCATACCTCCTTCAGTGTGACTGTAGCAATTTGCAG TCATCAGGTCATTCGGCAATATCAACAGGgcgaaactttgtctcctatctatAAG GTTGTGAAGACTGTATATGCATCTCCGAGTCGTATTAATTTTCATTTGGATTCGAGAAAG GAAGTAGAAACAACACCTGCGTATCCAGATATCTGTTTTGCAGTAGATGATTTTGATTCCACTTTTGATTCAGTG GTCTTGACTGATCCGGACCACTGTTATTGTGTGTTGCTAAATGCTCATGATGGGGCAGCATTTCCACATGAAAGAAAAACAGAGCAAGCTAATTCAGATGTTTCTTCTTCGGAGAATGTTACAAGCCATGGCAAGACAAAGAACTCCAAG ATCACCCTTTTCTCAGGCTTTGTCAGCTACCAAATGGTTCGAGAGGCATATGATG CTGGCAGGTCCGGGTTTGGAAGTCTTCTGTCTCTTGGTCATTCCTCTGGCAGAACTGACAGAATATTCATGAAAGGTCCAGGAGGGCGTGGTGAAGTTGAAGTAGCGGTCTCTGGTATCCTAG GAACTATTGTCCGCAAAGCAGCATCTGTAGCATCAACGGCCGCAAAGCAGGCTTATGCTGCAGCCTCATCCTCTCCAAACTTGGACGGCGAGATGTTGCCCCTCAAGTGCTGTTTGATGTCCATCTCATTGCCGTGGGAGAATATTGTTCATGATCTTCTATTCAAG GGAAGTCCGGCTGTCAACTTGTAA
- the LOC131002439 gene encoding uncharacterized protein LOC131002439 isoform X3, with amino-acid sequence MDPSFWHNVIDSYFVRSRESRGREDDDLIFFVRKMNLESQRSNGDAESNSPYFVRRWAPELDELVGGNSLIIDWRRSFYLNLIAHTSFSVTVAICSHQVIRQYQQGETLSPIYKVVKTVYASPSRINFHLDSRKEVETTPAYPDICFAVDDFDSTFDSVVLTDPDHCYCVLLNAHDGAAFPHERKTEQANSDVSSSENVTSHGKTKNSKITLFSGFVSYQMVREAYDAGRSGFGSLLSLGHSSGRTDRIFMKGPGGRGEVEVAVSGILDQSKVDLGPQSPIQISKKGLGLGTIVRKAASVASTAAKQAYAAASSSPNLDGEMLPLKCCLMSISLPWENIVHDLLFKGSPAVNL; translated from the exons ATGGACCCTAGCTTCTGGCATAACGTCATTGACTCGTATTTTGTTCGCAGTAGGGAGTCCAGGGGGCGTGAGGATGATGATCTTATATTCTTTGTTAGAAAAATG AATTTGGAGTCGCAAAGATCCAATGGCGATGCAGAAAGCAACTCTCCTTACTTTGTACGCAGGTGGGCACCTGAG TTGGATGAATTAGTTGGTGGGAATTCATTAATTATAGATTGGAGGCGTTCTTTTTATCTGAATTTGATTGCTCATACCTCCTTCAGTGTGACTGTAGCAATTTGCAG TCATCAGGTCATTCGGCAATATCAACAGGgcgaaactttgtctcctatctatAAG GTTGTGAAGACTGTATATGCATCTCCGAGTCGTATTAATTTTCATTTGGATTCGAGAAAG GAAGTAGAAACAACACCTGCGTATCCAGATATCTGTTTTGCAGTAGATGATTTTGATTCCACTTTTGATTCAGTG GTCTTGACTGATCCGGACCACTGTTATTGTGTGTTGCTAAATGCTCATGATGGGGCAGCATTTCCACATGAAAGAAAAACAGAGCAAGCTAATTCAGATGTTTCTTCTTCGGAGAATGTTACAAGCCATGGCAAGACAAAGAACTCCAAG ATCACCCTTTTCTCAGGCTTTGTCAGCTACCAAATGGTTCGAGAGGCATATGATG CTGGCAGGTCCGGGTTTGGAAGTCTTCTGTCTCTTGGTCATTCCTCTGGCAGAACTGACAGAATATTCATGAAAGGTCCAGGAGGGCGTGGTGAAGTTGAAGTAGCGGTCTCTGGTATCCTAG ATCAAAGCAAGGTGGATTTAGGTCCTCAATCACCGATTCAGATATCTAAAAAGGGTCTTGGTTTAGGAACTATTGTCCGCAAAGCAGCATCTGTAGCATCAACGGCCGCAAAGCAGGCTTATGCTGCAGCCTCATCCTCTCCAAACTTGGACGGCGAGATGTTGCCCCTCAAGTGCTGTTTGATGTCCATCTCATTGCCGTGGGAGAATATTGTTCATGATCTTCTATTCAAG GGAAGTCCGGCTGTCAACTTGTAA
- the LOC131002442 gene encoding kinesin-like protein KIN-7N — translation MEKICVAVRVRPSANEEIVNGFNWKVESNRISLHRSHGTPISGISYAFDHLFDQDCSNGTVYELLIKDIINAAIQGFNGTAFAYGQTSSGKTFTMNGSENDPGIIHRAVRDIFQKIEETSDREFLIRVSYMEIYNEDINDLFSVENQKLQIHESLVRGVFVAGLREEIVNSADQVLQLIQLGEANRHFGDTNMNARSSRSHTIFRMVIESKGNDNRFNDSPDDAIRVSVLNLVDLAGSERVAKTGAGGVRLKEGKHINKSLMILGNVINKLSEGGKQRAHIPYRDSKLTRILQPALGGNAKTSIICTVAPEEIHIEESKGTLQFASRAKRITNCVQVNEILTDAALLKRQKLEIEELRSKLQGSHAEVLEKEILKLRNDMLKYELEREKLATELEEERRSQKEREQCIKEQQMKIYNLSNLVTLSDSDRSSSHNGVKECLPDESSCSHSMRQEDAFNTPCLKTLPNVFVAKRSHYSSQPECSPLPDMFGDFADEDTWMKMNKGYIVDLDSLHTPPSRKVQSFPISEDCSMENSNQEMQNLRRQLELVIEERDEFKRKYSEQVSFNDQLTKEKSELQLEILPTLEVPQKLLETVTHCKGIHNEVFSIIQNIIADEKSAISQILATTTEVGTSLFSTLESHLLMAVDGKRPSSLDECFVQEQCNMLHQKLCAAVYSWVSSDGTTMGDEHKQNSTYSSNTKGTLGGEIACWKQALENEVGEIKHKYNDLEKELEVKNQLLEVAEGEYHSLQREFRLVKEDRDATLERISSSSQMVQALENEVKEIKHKYNDLEKELEVKNQLLEVSDEKYHSMEREFRLVTEDRDAALERISSLSQTLQALENDVEEIKHKYNDLEKELEVKNQLLKVSDEKYHSMEREFRLVTEDRDAALGRTSSSSQMLQALENEVREIRHKYDDLEKELEVKNQLLEVSEGKYHSMDREFHLVTEERDAALERITSWSQTLKALENEVEEIKDKNNDLEKELEVKNQLLEVSEGKCHSMEREFRLITEERDTALERTSSSSQMLQALENEVEEIKHKYNDLEKELEVRNQLLTVSEGKLHSLEREFHLLKEDRDAVLHRISSSSQILTQISGEKDRVLKELNTEVRRRKKLEEDIKQFKAAFACRQRSVTSFHSEFKSVLETMKVQKYPTSLSKSHGS, via the exons ATGGAGAAGATCTGCGTAGCAGTGAGAGTGAGACCATCTGCGAACGAAGAAATTGTTAATGGATTTAACTGGAAGGTTGAAAGCAACCGTATTTCGCTGCACAGATCTCACGGCACCCCCATTTCTGGGATTTCTTATGCTTTTG atcATTTGTTCGATCAGGACTGCAGTAATGGTACAGTGTACGAGCTTCTGATCAAGGACATAATTAATGCTGCTATTCAGGGGTTTAATG GAACTGCATTTGCTTATGGACAGACTAGTAGTGGAAAAACTTTTACTATGAATGGTTCAGAAAATGATCCAGGAATTATCCATAGAGCTGTCAGagacatttttcaaaaaattgagGAG ACATCGGATAGGGAGTTTCTGATTCGAGTTTCCTATATGGAAATTTACAATGAAGACATTAATGATCTTTTTTCTGTGGAAAATCAAAAACTTCAGATTCATGAGAGTTTGGTG CGTGGAGTATTTGTTGCAGGGCTAAGGGAGGAAATTGTAAACAGTGCTGACCAAGTGCTCCAACTTATCCAACTCGGAGAAG CTAATAGGCATTTTGGTGATACCAACATGAATGCTCGGAGCAGTAGATCACATACTATTTTTAGGATG GTAATCGAAAGCAAAGGGAATGATAACAGATTCAATGATAGTCCTGATGATGCTATCCGTGTCTCTGTCCTG AATTTAGTTGACTTAGCCGGGTCTGAAAGAGTAGCAAAAACTGGTGCTGGCGGAGTGCGTTTGAAGGAAGGAAAGCACATTAACAAGAGCTTAATGATTCTTGGTAATGTGATCAACAAACTGAGCGAGGGTGGAAAGCAAAG GGCTCACATCCCTTATCGGGACAGTAAGCTTACTCGCATTCTTCAGCCCGCATTAGGTGGAAATGCAAAAACTTCAATAATTTGTACCGTTGCGCCTGAAGAG ATCCACATAGAAGAATCAAAAGGGACTCTTCAGTTCGCTAGCAGAGCAAAGAGGATAACCAACTGTGTTCAAGTGAATGAG ATATTGACAGACGCTGCTCTATTGAAGAGACAAAAATTAGAAATAGAGGAACTTCGGAGTAAACTTCAG GGGTCTCATGCCGAAGTATTGGAGAAAGAAATCTTGAAACTGAGGAATGACATGCTGAAG TATGAATTGGAGCGGGAGAAGCTCGCCACAGAACTAGAAGAGGAAAGGAGATCACAAAAGGAGCGGGAACAATGCATTAAGGAGCAGCAAATGAAAATTTACAATCTTAGCAATCTGGTTACCTTGTCAGACTCTGATAGAAGCTCTTCCCAT AATGGGGTCAAAGAATGCCTTCCAGATGAAAGTAGCTGTAGTCACAGCATGCGCCAGGAAGATGCTTTTAATACACCATGTCTTAAAACACTTCCTAATGTTTTTGTTGCTAAGCGGTCGCATTACTCAAGCCAACCAGAGTGTAGCCCTCTTCCAGATATGTTTGGTGATTTTGCTGATGAAGATACATGGATGAAAATGAATAAAGGTTACATAGTTGACCTCGATTCACTTCATACGCCTCCGTCAAGGAAGGTCCAATCATTTCCAATTAGTGAG GATTGCTCAATGGAGAATTCCAATCAAGAAATGCAAAATCTCCGCAGACAGCTAGAGCTTGTCATAGAGGAAAGAGATGAATTCAAG AGGAAGTATTCGGAACAAGTCTCATTTAATGACCAATTGACAAAAGAGAAATCTGAACTTCAACTAGAGATATTGCCGACACTAGAAGTTCCGCAAAAGCTGCTTGAGACTGTGACACATTGCAAAGGCATTCACAACGAAGTTTTTTCTATTATACAG AACATTATAGCTGATGAGAAATCTGCAATTTCTCAAATACTCGCTACCACAACTGAAGTTGGAACCTCCCTTTTCTCAACTTTAGAATCTCATCTATTGATGGCTGTGGATGGCAAGAGACCCTCTTCATTAGATGAATGCTTCGTACAAGAGCAATGCAACATGCTCCATCAGAAGTTGTGTGCTGCAGTTTACTCCTGGGTTTCATCAGATGGAACAACTATGGGGGATGAACATAAGCAGAATTCTACTTACAGCAGCAATACTAAG GGCACTTTGGGGGGAGAAATTGCTTGTTGGAAGCAGGCATTGGAAAATGAAGTTGGAGAAATCAAACACAAGTACAATGACTTGGAAAAAGAGTTGGAAGTTAAAAATCAGCTACTTGAGGTAGCCGAAGGAGAATATCATAGCTTGCAAAGAGAGTTCCGTCTTGTTAAAGAAGACCGAGATGCAACGCTTGAAAGAATCTCCAGTTCGTCTCAAATGGTCCAGGCATTGGAAAATGAAGTCAAAGAAATCAAACATAAGTACAATGACTTGGAAAAAGAGTTGGAAGTTAAAAATCAGCTACTTGAGGTTTCTGATGAAAAATATCATAGCATGGAAAGAGAGTTCCGTCTTGTAACAGAAGATCGAGATGCAGCGCTTGAAAGAATCTCCAGTTTGTCTCAAACCCTCCAGGCATTGGAAAATGATGTCGAAGAAATCAAGCACAAGTACAATGACTTGGAAAAAGAGTTGGAAGTTAAAAATCAGCTACTTAAGGTTTCTGATGAAAAATATCATAGCATGGAAAGAGAGTTCCGTCTTGTAACAGAAGACCGAGATGCAGCCCTTGGAAGAACCTCCAGTTCATCTCAAATGCTCCAGGCATTGGAAAATGAAGTCAGAGAAATTAGACATAAGTACGATGACTTGGAAAAAGAGTTGGAAGTTAAAAATCAGCTACTCGAGGTTTCTGAAGGAAAATATCATAGCATGGATAGGGAGTTCCATCTTGTAACGGAAGAACGAGATGCAGCACTCGAGCGAATCACCAGCTGGTCTCAAACACTTAAGGCATTGGAAAATGAAGTCGAAGAAATCAAAGATAAGAACAATGACTTGGAAAAAGAGTTGGAAGTTAAAAATCAACTACTTGAGGTTTCTGAAGGAAAATGTCATAGCATGGAAAGGGAGTTCCGTCTTATAACAGAGGAGCGAGATACAGCCCTTGAAAGAACCTCCAGTTCGTCTCAAATGCTCCAGGCATTGGAAAATGAAGTCGAAGAAATCAAACATAAGTACAATGACTTGGAAAAGGAGTTGGAAGTTAGAAACCAGCTTCTTACGGTTTCTGAAGGAAAACTTCATAGCTTGGAAAGGGAGTTTCATCTTTTAAAAGAAGACCGAGATGCAGTGCTCCATAGAATCTCCAGTTCGTCTCAAATTCTTACACAAATTAGTGGCGAAAAGGACAGAGTTCTAAAGGAGCTTAACACTGAAGTAAGGAGGAGAAAGAAGCTCGAAGAAGATATCAAACAGTTTAAAGCTGCTTTTGCATGTCGACAGAGGTCAGTAACATCTTTCCACAGTGAGTTCAAGTCTGTGCTTGAAACCATGAAGGTGCAGAAGTATCCGACTTCATTATCCAAATCTCATGGATCTTGA